Proteins from a genomic interval of Quercus robur chromosome 9, dhQueRobu3.1, whole genome shotgun sequence:
- the LOC126698434 gene encoding LOW QUALITY PROTEIN: succinate dehydrogenase assembly factor 1, mitochondrial-like (The sequence of the model RefSeq protein was modified relative to this genomic sequence to represent the inferred CDS: deleted 1 base in 1 codon; substituted 1 base at 1 genomic stop codon): MGTSSSPRLSGMQKQVLSLYRGFLXADHSKSAEDRHKIESIGSAEFCCNSKQVDRKNFLYIVYLFLRGKKQLDQLKSPDLIGLSSLNASVFETINPKP, from the exons ATGGGAACCTCTAGCAGTCCAAGGCTTTCTGGAATGCAGAAGCAAGTA TTAAGTCTATATAGAGGGTTTTTGTGAGCAGATCATTCCAAATCTGCTGAAGATCGACATAAGATTGAATCAATTGGGTCAGCTGAGTTCTGTTGTAATTCCAAGCAAGTAGATCGGAAAAATTTCCTCTACATCGTGTATTTATTTCTCCGAGGTAAGAAACAGTTGGATCAGCTTAAGAGTCCTGATTTAATTGGGTTGTCGTCGTTAAATGCCAGTGTCTTTGAAACCATAAATCCTAAGCCTTGA
- the LOC126698432 gene encoding disease resistance protein RPM1-like isoform X4 → MDQAVVELLIENIISILSNEASLLWGARDAIEDIKDELISMQSFLVDADRKGVGREGEKTWVANVRDWAYDVEDIIDEYMYHINHQQIGGQSSWNLHHTINFPKNLWVRRQTATKIQKINEKIKGAIPERKQRYGIDHIEGTSSKDNQKWVVRHAESSLFFKEDELVGSRIILTTRKEDVACYHLGGKHHIHHIQLLQNEEAWELFCNKAFINCTNGSCPLELKSSAEELVRKCDGLPLAIAALGSLMYSKNMSDWNEIYNSLNWSLSKNPKLEAVKSILLLSFNDLPYQLKHCFLYCSLFPEDHEIRRKRLIKLWMAEGFVEQDKRSMPEEVAESYLLELIFRSMLQVVKRNANGRPKRCKLHDILRELALSISEREKIGVVHVGREEMTECEARRISIHKTDGEVKSFTSMPKLRSFLVFNKMLKTLPFGSKMLRVLYLEDAPIDDLPDELFKLFNLRYLNLRGTLVKELPKSVGRLQNLQTLDIRDTKLEVLPCEIGELQNLRHLILHQYTGNWNDFKFVSGPRTPSNICRLKNLQVVTYLEIKCDLLKQIRSMTLLTTIVLSNVKAADEVDLCDSIHNMKLMRYLCMDALSSPPTNLQKLVLVGKLEKVPQWFHSLQSLTYLYLHWSRLEEDLLPHIAALPHLGHLSLFYVYVGKQLCFSTGFLKLTRLSISNFPQLNEIIIEKGVMPNLKTLQIDSCMELKTVPKGIEYLKNLQQLYLESVSMELQNSIEGEGSVHFPKCERRKFIDFFTCCPESIFNCELNEKIP, encoded by the exons ATGGATCAGGCTGTAGTGGAACTCTTGATTGAAAATATCATTTCAATCCTTTCAAATGAAGCATCTTTGTTATGGGGCGCTCGTGATGCAATTGAAGATATCAAAGATGAGTTAATAAGCATGCAATCATTCTTAGTAGATGCTGATAGAAAGGGAGTAGGGAGGGAAGGAGAGAAAACTTGGGTGGCAAATGTGAGGGACTGGGCGTATGATGTTGAAGACATTATTGATGAGTACATGTATCACATAAATCACCAACAAATTGGCGGTCAATCTTCCTGGAACCTTCACCACACCATTAACTTTCCAAAAAATCTCTGGGTGAGACGTCAAACTGCCACCAAGATACAAAAAATTAACGAGAAAATAAAGGGCGCCATACCAGAGAGGAAGCAAAGATATGGTATTGATCATATAGAGGGAACTAGTTCTAAAGATAATCAGAAATGGGTGGTGCGTCATGCTGaatcatctcttttttttaaagaagacgAACTTGTTGGGAGTAGAATCATCCTTACAACTCGAAAAGAAGATGTAGCTTGCTATCATTTGGGAGGTAAACATCATATTCATCATATTCAGTTGCTGCAAAACGAAGAGGCATGGGAGCTCTTTTGCAATAAAGCATTCATAAATTGTACCAATGGAAGTTGTCCACTGGAGCTTAAATCTTCTGCTGAAGAACTTGTGCGAAAATGCGACGGCCTACCTCTTGCAATTGCGGCTTTGGGTAGTCTTATGTACTCCAAGAATATGTCTGATTGGAACGAAATTTACAACAGCTTGAATTGGAGTCTAAGTAAAAATCCTAAGCTCGAAGCAGTGAAGAGCATTTTGTTGCTTAGTTTCAACGATTTACCATATCAATTGAAGCATTGTTTCCTATATTGCTCTCTTTTCCCAGAAGATCATGAGATTCGAAGAAAGAGGCTCATAAAGCTATGGATGGCAGAAGGATTTGTAGAACAAGATAAAAGGTCCATGCCAGAGGAAGTAGCAGAGAGCTACCTATTAGAACTCATATTTCGAAGCATGCTTCAAGTTGTAAAAAGGAATGCAAATGGAAGGCCAAAGAGATGTAAACTGCATGATATTCTGCGGGAGCTTGCTCTATCAatatcagagagagagaagattggTGTTGTACATGttggaagagaagaaatgaCAGAATGCGAAGCACGCCGCATTTCAATTCACAAAACTGATGGAGAAGTCAAATCATTTACGAGTATGCCAAAGCTCcgttcttttcttgtttttaacaaGATGTTGAAAACATTGCCTTTTGGAAGTAAAATGTTAAGGGTCCTATATTTGGAAGATGCCCCTATTGATGACTTGCCTGATGAACTATTCAAATTATTTAACTTaagatatttgaatttaaggGGAACTTTAGTTAAGGAGCTTCCAAAATCTGTAGGACGGCTCCAAAACCTTCAAACCTTGGACATCCGAGACACAAAACTAGAGGTCCTTCCTTGTGAAATAGGAGAGTTGCAAAACTTGCGGCATCTAATTCTACACCAATACACTGGAAATTGGAatgatttcaaatttgttagTGGGCCGCGAACACCATCAAATATCTGTAGATTAAAAAATTTGCAAGTCGTGACATATTTAGAAATAAAATGTGACTTGTTGAAACAAATTCGGAGCATGACTCTGCTTACCACAATCGTTCTTTCAAATGTGAAAGCAGCAGATGAGGTGGACTTATGTGATTCAATTCATAACATGAAGCTTATGCGCTACTTGTGTATGGATGCACTTTCATCTCCTCCTACCAACCTTCAAAAGCTTGTTTTGGTTGGAAAACTAGAAAAGGTGCCACAGTGGTTTCATTCACTTCAAAGCCTCACATATTTGTATCTGCATTGGTCGAGACTGGAAGAAGATTTACTCCCTCACATTGCTGCTTTGCCCCATTTGGGACATCTTTCACTTTTTTATGTCTATGTTGGAAAACAGCTATGTTTCAGTACAGGCTTTCTTAAGCTTACAAGATTGAGTATTAGTAATTTCCCTCAATTGAATGAGATAATAATAGAAAAGGGGGTGATGCCAAATCTGAAAACCCTACAGATTGACAGCTGCATGGAGTTAAAGACAGTGCCCAAGGGCATTGAATACCTTAAAAATCTCCAACAACTGTATTTGGAATCTGTTTCAATGGAACTTCAAAATAGCATTGAGGGAGAAGGTAGCGTGCATTTCCCAAAG TGTGAGAGAAGAAAGTTCATAGATTTCTTTACTT
- the LOC126698432 gene encoding disease resistance protein RPM1-like isoform X5, with protein sequence MDQAVVELLIENIISILSNEASLLWGARDAIEDIKDELISMQSFLVDADRKGVGREGEKTWVANVRDWAYDVEDIIDEYMYHINHQQIGGQSSWNLHHTINFPKNLWVRRQTATKIQKINEKIKGAIPERKQRYGIDHIEGTSSKDNQKWVVRHAESSLFFKEDELVGSRIILTTRKEDVACYHLGGKHHIHHIQLLQNEEAWELFCNKAFINCTNGSCPLELKSSAEELVRKCDGLPLAIAALGSLMYSKNMSDWNEIYNSLNWSLSKNPKLEAVKSILLLSFNDLPYQLKHCFLYCSLFPEDHEIRRKRLIKLWMAEGFVEQDKRSMPEEVAESYLLELIFRSMLQVVKRNANGRPKRCKLHDILRELALSISEREKIGVVHVGREEMTECEARRISIHKTDGEVKSFTSMPKLRSFLVFNKMLKTLPFGSKMLRVLYLEDAPIDDLPDELFKLFNLRYLNLRGTLVKELPKSVGRLQNLQTLDIRDTKLEVLPCEIGELQNLRHLILHQYTGNWNDFKFVSGPRTPSNICRLKNLQVVTYLEIKCDLLKQIRSMTLLTTIVLSNVKAADEVDLCDSIHNMKLMRYLCMDALSSPPTNLQKLVLVGKLEKVPQWFHSLQSLTYLYLHWSRLEEDLLPHIAALPHLGHLSLFYVYVGKQLCFSTGFLKLTRLSISNFPQLNEIIIEKGVMPNLKTLQIDSCMELKTVPKGIEYLKNLQQLYLESVSMELQNSIEGEGSVHFPKVRQIPNIRIW encoded by the coding sequence ATGGATCAGGCTGTAGTGGAACTCTTGATTGAAAATATCATTTCAATCCTTTCAAATGAAGCATCTTTGTTATGGGGCGCTCGTGATGCAATTGAAGATATCAAAGATGAGTTAATAAGCATGCAATCATTCTTAGTAGATGCTGATAGAAAGGGAGTAGGGAGGGAAGGAGAGAAAACTTGGGTGGCAAATGTGAGGGACTGGGCGTATGATGTTGAAGACATTATTGATGAGTACATGTATCACATAAATCACCAACAAATTGGCGGTCAATCTTCCTGGAACCTTCACCACACCATTAACTTTCCAAAAAATCTCTGGGTGAGACGTCAAACTGCCACCAAGATACAAAAAATTAACGAGAAAATAAAGGGCGCCATACCAGAGAGGAAGCAAAGATATGGTATTGATCATATAGAGGGAACTAGTTCTAAAGATAATCAGAAATGGGTGGTGCGTCATGCTGaatcatctcttttttttaaagaagacgAACTTGTTGGGAGTAGAATCATCCTTACAACTCGAAAAGAAGATGTAGCTTGCTATCATTTGGGAGGTAAACATCATATTCATCATATTCAGTTGCTGCAAAACGAAGAGGCATGGGAGCTCTTTTGCAATAAAGCATTCATAAATTGTACCAATGGAAGTTGTCCACTGGAGCTTAAATCTTCTGCTGAAGAACTTGTGCGAAAATGCGACGGCCTACCTCTTGCAATTGCGGCTTTGGGTAGTCTTATGTACTCCAAGAATATGTCTGATTGGAACGAAATTTACAACAGCTTGAATTGGAGTCTAAGTAAAAATCCTAAGCTCGAAGCAGTGAAGAGCATTTTGTTGCTTAGTTTCAACGATTTACCATATCAATTGAAGCATTGTTTCCTATATTGCTCTCTTTTCCCAGAAGATCATGAGATTCGAAGAAAGAGGCTCATAAAGCTATGGATGGCAGAAGGATTTGTAGAACAAGATAAAAGGTCCATGCCAGAGGAAGTAGCAGAGAGCTACCTATTAGAACTCATATTTCGAAGCATGCTTCAAGTTGTAAAAAGGAATGCAAATGGAAGGCCAAAGAGATGTAAACTGCATGATATTCTGCGGGAGCTTGCTCTATCAatatcagagagagagaagattggTGTTGTACATGttggaagagaagaaatgaCAGAATGCGAAGCACGCCGCATTTCAATTCACAAAACTGATGGAGAAGTCAAATCATTTACGAGTATGCCAAAGCTCcgttcttttcttgtttttaacaaGATGTTGAAAACATTGCCTTTTGGAAGTAAAATGTTAAGGGTCCTATATTTGGAAGATGCCCCTATTGATGACTTGCCTGATGAACTATTCAAATTATTTAACTTaagatatttgaatttaaggGGAACTTTAGTTAAGGAGCTTCCAAAATCTGTAGGACGGCTCCAAAACCTTCAAACCTTGGACATCCGAGACACAAAACTAGAGGTCCTTCCTTGTGAAATAGGAGAGTTGCAAAACTTGCGGCATCTAATTCTACACCAATACACTGGAAATTGGAatgatttcaaatttgttagTGGGCCGCGAACACCATCAAATATCTGTAGATTAAAAAATTTGCAAGTCGTGACATATTTAGAAATAAAATGTGACTTGTTGAAACAAATTCGGAGCATGACTCTGCTTACCACAATCGTTCTTTCAAATGTGAAAGCAGCAGATGAGGTGGACTTATGTGATTCAATTCATAACATGAAGCTTATGCGCTACTTGTGTATGGATGCACTTTCATCTCCTCCTACCAACCTTCAAAAGCTTGTTTTGGTTGGAAAACTAGAAAAGGTGCCACAGTGGTTTCATTCACTTCAAAGCCTCACATATTTGTATCTGCATTGGTCGAGACTGGAAGAAGATTTACTCCCTCACATTGCTGCTTTGCCCCATTTGGGACATCTTTCACTTTTTTATGTCTATGTTGGAAAACAGCTATGTTTCAGTACAGGCTTTCTTAAGCTTACAAGATTGAGTATTAGTAATTTCCCTCAATTGAATGAGATAATAATAGAAAAGGGGGTGATGCCAAATCTGAAAACCCTACAGATTGACAGCTGCATGGAGTTAAAGACAGTGCCCAAGGGCATTGAATACCTTAAAAATCTCCAACAACTGTATTTGGAATCTGTTTCAATGGAACTTCAAAATAGCATTGAGGGAGAAGGTAGCGTGCATTTCCCAAAGGTGCGGCAAATCCCAAACATCCGCATCTGGTAG